A region of uncultured Desulfobacter sp. DNA encodes the following proteins:
- a CDS encoding endonuclease/exonuclease/phosphatase family protein, producing the protein MTLNLKFGLAKEGPHDWEHRKDLVAEILQTYPCHFMGFQEVNHFQAEFLARTLKGYGLIGWYNKGVKWWQNTLILFDPSWECLGHRHFFLTPTPDIPSLLPGSRWPRQCVIGWFKKKNRYLIVANTHFDFESEVQKKSASLVMDFLEYFPRGVPQIITGDFNATPGSPAHLCFKSRGFGLVMEGESVTTFHDFTGKKTGLHIDWILYRNGVSPVSGQVIQDSHNGFFPSDHYPVQAGFVYTGNVSHRS; encoded by the coding sequence ATGACGCTGAATCTTAAGTTCGGCTTGGCCAAGGAGGGGCCCCATGACTGGGAGCACCGGAAGGATCTGGTGGCAGAAATTCTGCAAACCTACCCCTGCCATTTTATGGGCTTTCAGGAGGTCAATCATTTCCAGGCCGAGTTTCTGGCCCGGACACTGAAGGGCTACGGTCTCATTGGCTGGTACAATAAAGGGGTTAAATGGTGGCAGAACACCCTGATCCTGTTCGACCCGTCCTGGGAATGTCTGGGTCACCGCCACTTTTTTTTAACCCCCACCCCGGACATTCCCTCCCTGCTTCCCGGTTCCAGATGGCCCCGGCAATGTGTCATTGGCTGGTTTAAGAAGAAAAACCGGTATCTGATCGTTGCCAACACCCACTTTGATTTTGAATCCGAGGTCCAGAAAAAAAGCGCCAGTCTGGTCATGGATTTTCTTGAATATTTTCCAAGGGGAGTGCCCCAGATCATCACCGGCGATTTTAATGCCACTCCGGGTTCGCCTGCCCATTTGTGTTTTAAATCCCGGGGATTTGGCCTGGTCATGGAAGGGGAGTCTGTCACGACCTTCCACGATTTTACCGGGAAAAAAACAGGGCTTCACATCGACTGGATACTTTACAGGAACGGTGTATCTCCTGTATCCGGACAGGTGATACAGGATTCCCATAACGGTTTTTTTCCATCCGACCATTATCCTGTTCAGGCCGGTTTCGTCTATACGGGCAATGTCTCTCACAGGTCGTGA
- a CDS encoding ABC transporter ATP-binding protein, whose product MTRLQVHHLYFDYNTGPVLKDVCMTAEPGMISGLLGPNASGKTTLLKCLNGIFHPRSGRVCLAGQSVAKIPRKDLAKIMAVVPQQTGAIFSFTARQMVVMAKASGLAMWQRPSKTDFARAEKALEDIGASGLSHRMFNDLSGGEQQMVLLARAMFQCPEVLLLDEPTAHLDFKNQHLILDMVKSVTKERNLTTVLTLHDPNLAARYCDKVVMLKKGEVCGQGPVREMFREETIESVYGIKVIVTSHNRKDFLVIPRTNTAGDIMF is encoded by the coding sequence ATGACCAGGCTCCAAGTTCACCATCTGTATTTTGATTACAACACCGGCCCGGTATTAAAAGATGTCTGTATGACAGCGGAACCCGGCATGATTTCAGGCCTGCTCGGCCCCAATGCATCAGGCAAAACCACCTTGCTCAAGTGCCTGAACGGTATCTTCCATCCCCGGTCAGGCCGGGTATGCCTGGCCGGACAATCCGTGGCCAAAATTCCCAGAAAGGATTTGGCCAAAATCATGGCCGTGGTTCCCCAGCAGACCGGGGCCATCTTTTCCTTTACCGCCAGACAGATGGTGGTTATGGCCAAAGCATCGGGCCTGGCCATGTGGCAGCGCCCGTCAAAAACTGATTTTGCCCGGGCCGAAAAAGCCCTGGAGGATATCGGAGCGAGTGGGCTTTCCCACCGCATGTTCAATGATTTAAGCGGCGGAGAACAACAGATGGTTCTTCTTGCCCGGGCCATGTTCCAGTGCCCGGAAGTTCTTCTTCTGGATGAACCCACGGCCCATCTGGACTTTAAAAACCAGCACCTGATTCTGGATATGGTTAAAAGCGTCACCAAAGAGAGAAATCTGACAACAGTCTTGACCCTGCATGATCCCAACCTGGCAGCCCGTTACTGCGATAAGGTTGTGATGCTTAAAAAAGGAGAAGTGTGCGGTCAGGGTCCTGTCCGGGAGATGTTCCGTGAAGAGACCATTGAATCGGTGTACGGTATAAAGGTCATAGTGACCAGTCATAACCGGAAAGACTTCCTGGTGATCCCCCGGACCAATACCGCCGGGGATATCATGTTCTGA
- a CDS encoding iron ABC transporter permease translates to MTKHRPLYPVCVLFLGCSALLALSTGKYPMTPATLVQLCLSAVGCKTSGADLAGPALVLWSVRLPRILMAVLVGAGISVSGAVFQGLFKNPLVSPGILGVTSGANFGAALGLLFFAGSVWAIQVSAFAWGLIAVGLTCQIGKRGDRSITTLVLAGVIVSALFMAGLSYIKCKADPMGQLPAIVFWTMGSFNSISWADVAWGGGLIAPGLVAAQFMSWGLNPLSLGEEEALSLGLNVAKRRAVYIMLATLMVSAATAPCGTIGWVGLLIPHMARIFTGADHTRLIPVSALFGAIFMLAMDTLARTLPGGEIPVGILTSVIGAPCFGLLLIRNKTCIWNNH, encoded by the coding sequence ATGACGAAACACCGTCCTTTATATCCTGTCTGTGTGCTTTTCTTAGGATGCTCGGCACTTCTGGCCCTGTCAACGGGGAAATACCCCATGACACCTGCCACTCTGGTGCAACTGTGCCTGTCTGCTGTGGGGTGCAAGACATCCGGTGCTGACCTTGCAGGCCCGGCTCTGGTGCTGTGGTCTGTCCGCCTGCCCAGAATCCTCATGGCCGTGCTTGTGGGGGCGGGAATCTCCGTGTCCGGGGCTGTATTCCAGGGCCTGTTTAAAAATCCCCTGGTCTCCCCGGGCATCCTGGGCGTCACATCCGGCGCCAACTTTGGTGCGGCGCTGGGGCTTCTTTTTTTTGCCGGATCAGTCTGGGCCATCCAGGTGTCGGCCTTTGCCTGGGGACTTATTGCCGTAGGCCTGACCTGCCAGATCGGAAAAAGGGGAGACCGCTCCATCACTACTCTGGTCCTGGCCGGGGTCATTGTCTCAGCCCTGTTCATGGCAGGGCTTTCATACATCAAGTGCAAGGCAGACCCCATGGGCCAGCTTCCGGCCATTGTGTTCTGGACCATGGGCTCTTTCAACAGCATATCATGGGCAGACGTGGCCTGGGGCGGCGGGCTGATTGCCCCGGGCCTTGTGGCGGCACAATTCATGAGCTGGGGCCTTAATCCGCTGTCCCTGGGTGAGGAAGAGGCACTTTCCCTTGGGCTGAACGTAGCCAAACGGCGGGCGGTATACATAATGCTTGCCACCCTGATGGTCTCTGCCGCCACAGCGCCCTGCGGCACCATCGGTTGGGTGGGGCTTTTGATTCCCCACATGGCAAGAATTTTTACCGGTGCCGACCATACGCGTCTTATTCCTGTATCCGCCCTGTTTGGCGCCATTTTCATGCTGGCCATGGACACCCTGGCAAGAACGCTTCCCGGAGGGGAAATTCCCGTGGGTATTTTAACGTCCGTCATCGGTGCCCCCTGCTTTGGCCTGCTTTTAATCCGCAATAAAACCTGTATCTGGAACAATCACTGA
- a CDS encoding ABC transporter substrate-binding protein: MNQSTENKLSVLLAAGLIVLLTIFLTWGATTAAEEQTFRTITDLSGRQVRIPRTPKHIACLFGPSYEKVLALGARDRISMVANVSLPWNFVINPDLADIPALTHYGSPDVEELLKQSTDLVIYHPFAKQIERLEAAGLPVVVAYDGNQRMHTLDAFLEDWYDQIRFYGELLGGHAPDIAADYCTYADAKIRQVTDKTSRMPEKLRPRVFWFCGQVNGPIGTQTRHTTADWIVTAAGGTMLTHDDPSYFVSISTEELILWNPDIILVSTLPSITPILSDARLKGVTAVKNKQVYMTPQGQFYWSHFSTESFLCILHLATLFLPDQFPDLNLIRELIDYYARFYHYDLTQDQAEQILAHLPPGPEAGS, encoded by the coding sequence ATGAATCAATCCACTGAAAATAAATTATCGGTACTGCTTGCTGCAGGATTAATCGTGCTGCTCACGATCTTTCTGACCTGGGGAGCAACGACGGCGGCAGAGGAACAAACCTTTCGGACAATCACGGATCTTTCCGGCCGGCAGGTCCGCATTCCCCGTACGCCAAAGCACATCGCCTGCCTTTTCGGCCCAAGCTATGAGAAAGTGCTGGCCTTAGGTGCCCGGGACCGGATCTCCATGGTGGCCAACGTGTCCCTGCCCTGGAATTTTGTCATCAATCCGGACCTTGCCGATATTCCGGCTTTAACCCATTACGGCTCACCCGATGTAGAGGAACTGCTGAAGCAGTCAACCGACCTGGTTATCTATCACCCTTTTGCCAAACAGATTGAACGGCTGGAGGCGGCAGGCCTTCCCGTGGTGGTGGCCTACGACGGCAACCAGCGCATGCATACACTGGATGCATTTTTGGAAGACTGGTATGACCAGATCCGGTTTTACGGTGAGCTCCTGGGTGGACACGCCCCGGACATTGCCGCCGATTACTGCACTTATGCCGATGCAAAAATCCGGCAGGTGACCGATAAAACGTCCAGAATGCCGGAAAAACTGCGCCCCAGGGTTTTCTGGTTCTGCGGCCAGGTCAACGGCCCCATCGGCACCCAGACCCGCCACACCACCGCAGACTGGATCGTCACCGCAGCCGGAGGCACCATGCTCACCCATGATGACCCCTCCTACTTCGTATCCATATCTACCGAGGAGCTGATTTTATGGAACCCCGACATTATCCTGGTCAGTACTTTGCCCTCGATAACACCGATCCTGTCCGATGCACGCCTGAAAGGCGTGACAGCGGTAAAAAACAAACAGGTTTACATGACCCCCCAGGGACAGTTCTACTGGAGCCATTTTTCAACTGAATCCTTTCTGTGCATTCTCCATCTGGCCACGCTGTTCCTTCCCGATCAGTTCCCGGATCTTAATTTGATCCGGGAACTGATCGACTACTACGCCCGATTTTACCATTATGATCTGACACAGGACCAGGCAGAACAGATACTGGCACATCTTCCGCCCGGACCTGAAGCCGGAAGCTAA